A stretch of Choristoneura fumiferana chromosome 29, NRCan_CFum_1, whole genome shotgun sequence DNA encodes these proteins:
- the LOC141444278 gene encoding uncharacterized protein isoform X2: MGGKEVQKRWRSIRDSYTKAYRAGKCVPADQCAPGSRRYQHHKQMAFLLRALKNKKPRYSQDKYESFSEVSNSPQHPPPEDIPKIKNEIIEKPLDLKTKREPEKPVTQDKCNQASIDKCNQVTIDKEQSSLEIKIDANSILPDDHFDDDKLFMNSLLPLFKKMDDDTRLLCRIEVLKIIRHAIKGNKCFEAIRMAEDSFFTDRLSGILAKEEAMEESSNVSKSTLSMTTRSADGSRPTRKRRNRSPSPLPMPTKRRGPGRPRKVRPPPSDSDEEQLSRKRGPRMKVPPLDVPRMSEMDESLSKATSVAQLSTPLFMKMYNLERSKTPTALPSPQNMQLSIKTEPVDEPQPFSL; this comes from the exons GCAAGGAGGTGCAGAAGCGTTGGCGCTCGATCCGCGACTCTTACACGAAGGCGTACCGGGCCGGCAAGTGCGTGCCGGCCGACCAGTGCGCTCCGGGCTCGCGTCGCTACCAGCACCATAAGCAGATGGCGTTCCTGCTGAGAGCACTCAAGAACAA AAAGCCCAGATATTCCCAGGACAAATACGAGTCGTTCTCCGAAGTTTCAAACTCGCCCCAACACCCGCCGCCGGAGGACATACCGAAAATAAAGAACGAAATCATAGAGAAACCACTAGACCTCAAAACGAAACGCGAGCCCGAAAAACCAGTAACCCAGGACAAGTGCAACCAAGCATCCATAGACAAATGCAACCAAGTCACCATAGACAAAGAACAAAGTTCGTTAGAAATCAAAATAGACGCAAATTCCATACTCCCAGACGACCATTTCGACGATGACAAATTGTTTATGAACTCATTGTtgccattatttaaaaaaatggacgACGATACGAGGTTACTATGCCGCATTGaggtgttaaaaataataaggcaTGCGATAAAGGGGAATAAATGCTTTGAAGCGATACGAATGGCGGAGGATAGCTTTTTTACTGATAGGCTAAGCGGTATATTGGCGAAGGAAGAAGCAATGGAAGAGAGCTCAAATGTGTCTAAGTCTACTTTGTCTATGACTACGAGATCAGCTGATGGCAGCCGGCCGACTAGGAAACGAAGG aatCGTTCCCCCTCTCCACTGCCAATGCCGACAAAAAGGAGAGGTCCGGGTCGTCCAAGAaag GTGCGCCCTCCCCCCTCGGACTCTGATGAAGAACAGCTCTCCAGGAAGCGGGGTCCTCGCATGAAGGTGCCGCCGCTGGACGTGCCCCGGATGTCCGAGATGGACGAGTCTTTGAGCAAGGCTACCAGCGTCGCGCAGCTGTCCACCCCGCTCTTTATGAAG ATGTACAACCTAGAACGCTCAAAAACGCCAACAGCCCTACCATCGCCACAGAACATGCAGTTATCCATTAAAACGGAACCAGTGGATGAACCGCAGCCATTTAGTCTTTAA
- the LOC141444283 gene encoding uncharacterized protein, with protein MDSKDFNNITFSNFKWLNEPREWEASKELLEFSTDDKTDFWQKTLYDFAYNTGHLFGVEIREDFTVEICIEADFTTLYDQAGLMIYIDEQHWLKTGIEYNDGQPMIGSVLTNGISDWGTGVYLGNANKFFLRLTRLGDVVCVKYSTDSVTWILVRLCPFPIADKYFVGPMACTPKRGGLAVKFSKLKFTKPAEDILHSN; from the exons ATGGATTCTAAAGACTTCAACAACATTACCTTTTCCAATTTCAAATGGTTGAACGAACCAAGAGAATGGGAAGCAAGCAAAGAATTGCTTGAATTTTCTACCGACGATAAAACTGATTTTTGGCAGAAGACTTTATACGATTTTGCTTATAACACCGGACATTTATTTGGAGTAGAAATAAGAGAAGACTTCACTGTTGAG ATTTGTATCGAAGCGGATTTCACAACATTATATGACCAAGCTGGTCTCATGATTTACATAGACGAACAGCATTGGTTAAAGACAGGAATAGAGTACAACGACGGGCAGCCAATGATAGGAAGTGTGCTTACTAATGGAATTTCAGACTGGGGAACGG gcgtaTATCTAGGCAATGCCAACAAATTCTTCCTGCGCCTCACCCGTTTGGGAGATGTGGTTTGCGTCAAATATTCGACGGACAGCGTCACCTGGATCCTAGTACGGCTCTGCCCTTTCCCTATTGCTGACAAGTACTTCGTGGGACCCATGGCTTGTACCCCTAAGAGGGGGGGCTTGGCGGTCAAGTTTAGTAAACTAAAATTTACTAAACCTGCTGAAGACATTTTACATTCTAACTAA
- the Fib gene encoding rRNA 2'-O-methyltransferase fibrillarin: MGKPEFNGGRGGGRGGFGGGRGRGGGRGGFGGGRGGFDGGGRGGRGGFDKRGGGRGFGGRGGGRGRGAPRGGGGGFKGGKQVIIEPHRHGGVFIARGKEDALVTRNLVPGSEVYGEKRISVETDGEKVEYRVWNPFRSKLAAAIMGGVDAIHMPPGSRVLYLGAASGTTVSHVSDVVGPEGLVYAVEFSHRSGRDLLNVAKKRTNIIPIIEDARHPLKYRMLVGMVDTIFADVAQPDQARIVSLNAQHFLKNGGHFVISIKASCIDSTAQPEAVFAAEVKKLQADKLKPQEQLTLEPYERDHAVVVGVFRPPPKKDK; encoded by the exons ATGGGAAAACCAG AGTTTAACGGAGGTCGCGGCGGCGGGCGTGGCGGCTTCGGGGGCGGCAGAGGTCGAGGCGGCGGCCGTGGGGGCTTCGGAGGGGGTCGCGGGGGTTTTGACGGTGGCGGCAGGGGCGGCCGAGGAGGTTTCGACAAACGTGGTGGCGGTCGAGGATTCGGAGGCCGAGGTGGTG gCCGCGGACGCGGTGCTCCCAGAGGCGGGGGCGGGGGCTTCAAGGGCGGAAAGCAAGTCATTATAGAACCTCATAG ACACGGTGGAGTCTTCATAGCGAGAGGCAAAGAGGATGCCCTGGTCACAAGAAACTTGGTACCGGGGTCAGAAGTTTACGGAGAGAAGAGGATATCAGTTGAG ACCGATGGAGAGAAGGTAGAATACAGAGTATGGAATCCGTTCAGATCGAAGTTGGCAGCAGCCATCATGGGCGGAGTGGATGCCATCCACATGCCTCCAGGCTCCAGGGTGTTGTATTTGGGAGCGGCCAGCGGTACCACCGTCAGTCATGTGTCAGATGTTGTTGGTCCG GAAGGATTGGTGTATGCAGTAGAATTCTCACATAGGTCTGGGAGGGACCTACTTAATGTAGCCAAAAAGAGAACAAATATCATTCCTATTATTGAAGATGCCAGACATCCACTTAAATACAG AATGCTTGTCGGCATGGTAGACACGATATTTGCTGACGTGGCCCAGCCGGACCAGGCTAGGATAGTTAGCTTGAACGCGCAGCATTTCTTGAAGAATGGCGGTCACTTTGTCATTTCCATCAAG GCCTCCTGTATAGATTCCACCGCGCAGCCCGAAGCAGTTTTCGCAGCTGAAGTCAAGAAACTACAAGCGGACAAGCTCAAACCACAAGAGCAGTTGACGTTAGAACCGTACGAAAGAGACCACGCAGTTGTTGTGGGAGTGTTCAGACCACCACccaaaaaagataaataa